The sequence GGCACGACCGCCGCCATTCCAGCTTCATCTTCCCCTCGCTGAGCCACTGAGCACGGCGGACGCATTCCCGCGTTTCCGCTGATTTCCGCTCGCCTCCGAAACACGAATTCCTCCCCATCGATTTCGTAAAAAAACCTGTTGAAAGATATAAAACCATATTTTAAATTTAAATCGTTCCTGCCAGGCATCGACAGAGGCCACCAGAGCAGGAGTAACAAGAATCAAGCAGCCGCCGAGCCTTGCGAACGCTGCGCCAGAGGAGAACGCCAATGACAGCGCTAGACCTTCACCGGGAACACAACACCAGTTCCAGCTCAGCCCAGGAGCTCGCGGCCCGAATCCGCGAAAGCGGCGTCGAGTACCTCTACTACCAGGTGGTCACCCTTTCCGGTCGCGTGATCGCCAAGGTGGTCCCGGCCAAGCACCTGCTGCGCAATCTCGAGAAGGGCGTGCAGTTCCACCGCACCGCGATCTCCGACCTGCAGACCTCCCGCTCCGGCGAGCTGCTCGGCGGTGGCGCACAAGCCGCCGAATTCACCGCCCTGCCGGATATCGGCAGCTTCCAGGTACTGCCCTGGGACCGCTCCATCGGCGCCTTCTTCTGCCGCCTGTACGAACCCGATCACCGCCTCGAGAACGGCGGCGCGCCCCTGGCCACCGACGCGCGCGGCCACCTGATCCGCTCCCACGAAGCCTTCATCAAGGAAACCGGCCTGCGCCTGAAGTCCGGTTGCGAACCGGAGATGACCTGGTTCGGCGAGAAACTCGAAGTGCAGGTACGCCCGGGCGCGAGCCCCGCCTATCACCTGGGCAACCTCGAACTCATGCGGCCGATCTACAAGCGCGTCATGGAATACGCCGGCGCCATGGGCCTGGACATGATCGAAGGCGACTACGAGGACCCGGGCCAGCTCGAGCTGAACTGGATGTTCGACTCCTGCGAACTCACCGCCGACCGCCTGATGACCTACCGCCTGATCTGCCGCCAGGTGGCGCGCGAATTCGGCGTGACCGCCAGCTTCATGCCGAAACCGAGCACCGGCAGCATGGGCAACGGCTGCCACCACAACGTCAGCCTGTGGAAAGGCGACCAGAACGTCCTGGCCGAGCCGGGCCGTCGCGAGCTGCACCTGACCGAAACCGGCCTGCACGCCCTCGGCGGCATGCTCTCCCACGCTCCGGGCTCGATGATGGTCATGGCCTCGACCGTGAACTCCTACAAGCGCTTCTGGGACACCGGCCAGTTCGCCCCCACCCGCATCAACTGGGGCATGGACAACAAGACCTGCACCGTGCGCCTGTCCGCCAACGGCCGCCTGGAATACAAGCTCCCCGACGCCAGCGTGAACCCCTACCTGTCCCACACCCTGTTGCTGGCGGCCATGCTCGACGGCCTGCGCAACCGGATCGAGCCGGGCCCGTCCGAAAGCAAGGACAGCTACGTCGAAGGTGGCAACGTGGCGTGGCGCCTGCCGCTGACCCTGGGTGAAGCCGTCCAGGCATTCGATCAGGACGAGGTGGTACGCAACGCCGTGCCCGCCGAGATGAGCAAGCTCTACCGCGACCTGAAGGCGGACGAGTGGGCGCGCTCCTGCGGCGTGGTCACCGACTGGGAACGCAAGATGTACCTGGACTACCTGCCATGAATGCCATCAGCAAAGGCACCCTGCGCGAACTGCGGATCATCTGCTGCGACCTGCCGGCACCGCCGCTGTTCTGGAAGGACGACAAGGGCTATCGGCATGGCTACGAGTCGGATCTCGGTCGCCTGCTGGCGGAGACCCTGGGCCTCCCCAGTTCGTTCGCCTACCAGAACTGGGCCGACTTCTACCCGGCCCTGCAGGCCGGCGAGGGCGAGTTCGTGCTGTGCGGCCAGGGCATTTCCGACTACCGCAAGACACTCGCCGACTTCACCGAGCCCTATGCGGTGTTCGACGAGGCGGTGATGGTATTGCGCGGCAGCAGCGCCCGCCGCCCGGCCGACCTGGTCGGCAAGAAGGTCGGGGCCATCGCCAACAGCCTGAACATGGCGCTGGCCGAGACCTTCACCGGCTGCATCTGCGTGCCTTTCGGCGGCGACAGTGACGATGTCCTGGGGGACATGGTCCAGGCCCTGCGCGACGGCAGCATCGACGCCTTCGTCGACGACGACGTGGCGCTGGTACCGCTCGCCGAGGAGGCCGACCTGGCCATCGGCTTCAGCGTGCCGACGCAGAACCGCTGGGGGATCGCGGTGAAGAAGGGCAATGGCCAGCTTCTCAGCCAGGTCGACCAGGCACTGGCGACCGTGAAGGCCAACGGGCAGCTGGAGCGGATCTGGCGCAAATGGATGCCGTCCCTGGCCTACCCGTTCGGAAACACCTGAGGCAGCCTCACCCTGCTCTCAGCTGGTCGGAGCCCGCCGTCACCCGGCGGGCTTCTTGAGGCCGCTCCCCGACCGGGGAGCGGCCTTTTTTGATGACAAGAACAATCAATACATCTGGAAAGAGGTTACAAGGGTGTGAGAGACGGAAACTCTGGTAAATTTCCACGCGCATCGA is a genomic window of Pseudomonas resinovorans NBRC 106553 containing:
- a CDS encoding glutamine synthetase family protein encodes the protein MTALDLHREHNTSSSSAQELAARIRESGVEYLYYQVVTLSGRVIAKVVPAKHLLRNLEKGVQFHRTAISDLQTSRSGELLGGGAQAAEFTALPDIGSFQVLPWDRSIGAFFCRLYEPDHRLENGGAPLATDARGHLIRSHEAFIKETGLRLKSGCEPEMTWFGEKLEVQVRPGASPAYHLGNLELMRPIYKRVMEYAGAMGLDMIEGDYEDPGQLELNWMFDSCELTADRLMTYRLICRQVAREFGVTASFMPKPSTGSMGNGCHHNVSLWKGDQNVLAEPGRRELHLTETGLHALGGMLSHAPGSMMVMASTVNSYKRFWDTGQFAPTRINWGMDNKTCTVRLSANGRLEYKLPDASVNPYLSHTLLLAAMLDGLRNRIEPGPSESKDSYVEGGNVAWRLPLTLGEAVQAFDQDEVVRNAVPAEMSKLYRDLKADEWARSCGVVTDWERKMYLDYLP
- a CDS encoding ABC transporter substrate-binding protein, translated to MNAISKGTLRELRIICCDLPAPPLFWKDDKGYRHGYESDLGRLLAETLGLPSSFAYQNWADFYPALQAGEGEFVLCGQGISDYRKTLADFTEPYAVFDEAVMVLRGSSARRPADLVGKKVGAIANSLNMALAETFTGCICVPFGGDSDDVLGDMVQALRDGSIDAFVDDDVALVPLAEEADLAIGFSVPTQNRWGIAVKKGNGQLLSQVDQALATVKANGQLERIWRKWMPSLAYPFGNT